The Cucumis melo cultivar AY chromosome 6, USDA_Cmelo_AY_1.0, whole genome shotgun sequence genome includes a region encoding these proteins:
- the LOC103483558 gene encoding uncharacterized protein LOC103483558 isoform X1 has protein sequence MDGDSKDVNGCKEKTMDSAAAGEVGDHSNGEEYSESNALLPPRRGGMSRKLNKPRMKVRWNDSNGNNLAEILEFQPRLLCYYNDCQRRSKIGSMICCYTTQFLAMCPSDILYCFGFFKLVR, from the exons ATGGATGGCGATTCTAAGGATGTTAATGGCTGTAAAGAGAAGACTATGGACTCTGCAGCTGCCGGAGAAGTTGGGGATCACAGTAACGGCGAAGAATACAGTGAATCGAATGCCCTATTGCCGCCGCGCCGCGGTGGAATGTCGAGGAAATTGAATAAGCCGAGGATGAAAGTTCGGTGGAATGATAGTAATGGTAATAACCTAGCAGAGATTTTGGAGTTTCAACCAAG ATTGCTGTGCTACTACAACGACTGCCAGAGACGTTCAAAGATCGGTTCAATGATATGTTGTTACACCACGCAGTTTCTCGCGATGTGTCCCAGTGACATCTTGTACTGTTTCGGTTTTTTCAAATTAGTAAGATGA
- the LOC103483558 gene encoding uncharacterized protein LOC103483558 isoform X2, giving the protein MDGDSKDVNGCKEKTMDSAAAGEVGDHSNGEEYSESNALLPPRRGGMSRKLNKPRMKVRWNDSNGNNLAEILEFQPSDVSDSGDEEADSCSYCCATTTTARDVQRSVQ; this is encoded by the exons ATGGATGGCGATTCTAAGGATGTTAATGGCTGTAAAGAGAAGACTATGGACTCTGCAGCTGCCGGAGAAGTTGGGGATCACAGTAACGGCGAAGAATACAGTGAATCGAATGCCCTATTGCCGCCGCGCCGCGGTGGAATGTCGAGGAAATTGAATAAGCCGAGGATGAAAGTTCGGTGGAATGATAGTAATGGTAATAACCTAGCAGAGATTTTGGAGTTTCAACCAAG TGACGTGAGCGACTCCGGTGACGAGGAGGCTGATTCTTGCAGCT ATTGCTGTGCTACTACAACGACTGCCAGAGACGTTCAAAGATCGGTTCAATGA